One Deferribacterota bacterium genomic window carries:
- a CDS encoding HAD family hydrolase: MYRLVIFDLDGTVIDSLLDIHYSLNETLLHFNLPVIEVKKTKSLIGDGVHMLLKKAFGEDEFKKKEAEIVEHFKNVYRKNLTNKTKTIDGFDKVLKYLENTNIIKIILSNKLYEFTDMIMKNLNLNRYIDDYFGGDSFVHKKPSPYPILEIQKRFAINKNDTLVIGDNYTDIEAGLKSESKTCFCEYGYGKLNNYKPHYRVKKPIQILDILENG, encoded by the coding sequence ATGTATAGATTGGTTATATTCGACTTAGATGGAACAGTAATTGATTCACTGCTTGATATTCATTACAGTCTTAACGAGACACTTCTTCACTTCAATTTACCAGTCATAGAAGTTAAAAAAACTAAATCATTAATAGGTGACGGTGTGCATATGCTTTTAAAAAAAGCTTTTGGGGAAGATGAATTTAAGAAAAAAGAAGCTGAAATTGTTGAACATTTTAAAAATGTGTATAGGAAAAATTTAACAAATAAAACCAAGACAATTGATGGTTTTGATAAAGTTCTAAAATATTTAGAAAATACAAATATTATTAAAATAATATTATCAAATAAATTGTATGAATTTACAGATATGATAATGAAGAATTTAAATTTAAATAGATACATTGATGACTATTTCGGGGGAGATTCCTTTGTCCATAAAAAACCTTCACCCTATCCTATATTAGAAATACAAAAAAGATTCGCTATTAATAAAAATGATACCCTAGTAATAGGTGATAATTATACAGATATTGAAGCAGGTCTAAAATCAGAATCGAAAACATGTTTTTGTGAGTATGGATATGGCAAATTGAATAATTATAAACCACATTATAGAGTAAAAAAACCTATTCAAATATTGGATATTTTAGAGAATGGCTGA